GTTTTTACACGGGTGTTTCGGAGGGCACCGTAGGTTTCGACCGTATCATACACATGCTCGATGTGTACAATGATGACTTGGTGGTAGAGGAAAAAGGCATCTACTCTATCGAAAAATTCTTGTTAGCCCGCCGTCTGATGTATTGGCAAGTATATCTTCATAAAACAGTAATAGCTGCCGAAAGTCTGTTAATCAATATTTTGACAAGGGCAAAATATGTTTCGCAACAGGGTATTGAGCTTTTTGCCACACCTACTTTGCAGTATTTCTTGCAACAACAAATAAATACCGGGCAATTTAATAGCAACAAAAAACATATATTAAGTCAGTTTGTGAAGCTCGACGATTTTGATGTGCTCGCATCCATTAAAAGTTGGACTGAAGCCCCTGATAAGGTTTTAGCCTTATTGTGCCAATGGATGGTCGACCGTAATTTGCCCAAAGTAATTTTACAAGACAGCCCCATCTCGTTGCAAGTATTATTAGAAAAGCAAACCGAAATATCTCAAAAGTATGGCGTGAGTCTGCAAGATGCTTCTTATTTTGTATATGAAGGAACCGTGTCGAATATTACCTATGACAAAGAAGAAAAGGGCATTAAAATTTTGATGAAAAATGGGGAGGTGTCCGATTTGTCAATGGTTTCGCAACAATATAATATTCCTTCGGTGTATAAATCTATGTCGAAATATTATATGTGTTTCAAGGCAAATTAAATAATTTTATTTTAGCGAATTCAATACCATCTTTGCACAAACAAAACACGATGCAGATAACCGCAAAAATATTAGCAGAACTCACAGGTGGTGAGCTTGTTGGCAATGAGTATGCGGTGGTAAAGGGTGTTTCAAAAATCGACCAAAGCGAACCTGAAACCCTCAGCTTTTTCGCAAACCCCAAATACGAAAACTTTTTGTATACCTGCAAATCGTCAGTAGTTTTGGTGGCTAAGAACTTTAATCCACAACAAACGATTACTACTACCTTAATTAAGGTGGATGACCCTTATGCTGCCTTTACAAATTTATTGGAGCAATACCATCAACAACAGTTGCCAAGCTATGAAGGCATCAGCGAAAAAGCCTCAGTGCACCAAAGTGCTGTATTGGGAAATCATATATATATTGGCGATTTTGCCGTGATAGAAGAAGGAGCTACAATTGCTGATGGTGCAATGATTTATCCGCAAACATATATAGGCAAAAATGTAAAAATAGGTTCTGGAACTATTATATATCCAGGTGTAAAAATATATTATAATTGTGAGATAGGAAACAACTGTATAGTGCATGCAGGAACTATTATAGGATCGGATGGTTTTGGTCATGCACCACAACCCGACAGGACCTATAAAAAAGTACCGCAGATGGGAAATGTTATCATATATAATAACGTAGAGATAGGTGCAAATTGTACGATAGACAGAGCCACCATGGGCAGCACAATTATAAAAGACGGCGTGAAATTGGACAACTTGATACAAGTGGCACATAATTGTGAGATAGGCGAAAACACAGTAATTGCAGCATTGACCGGGATTTCGGGCAGCTCCAAGTTGGGGCAGCAGTGTGTGATAGGCGGGCAAGTAGGATTTGTGGGCCATGTGAACATAGCAAACGGCACACAGATAGGAGCCCAATCGGGTATTATGAAAGATATAACCGAAGAGAAAAAAGCATGGATAGGTTCGCCTATATATGAATTACGTGAGTCTTTCAAAATGCAGGCAGCCTATAGAAATTTGCCCGAAATGGCAAAAAGAATCAATGAACTTGAAAGGATAATTAAAAAATTAAACGAACAGCTATAATATATTTTTGTCGAAATAAATATATATATATAATACTTGTAGTACACTATGAATTTAAAACAAACAACCATAAAAAAATCGGTATCACTTACAGGTATTGGTCTCCATACGGGGTCGCAGGTAAGTTTGGAATTTTGGCCTGCCGCAGAACATCACGGATATAAATTCCAACGCACAGATATGCCCGGGGAGCCCATTGTAGAAGCAGATGTAGATTATGTGGTTGATGTGAGCAGGGGAACAACTTTAGAAAAAAACGGAGCTAGGATAGCTACAGTTGAGCATTGCTTGGCAGCACTTGCCGGCCTTGAGATTGACAATGTACTTATTAAAATAAATGGTCCCGAAATTCCCATAATGGATGGTAGTGCCATGCCCTTTGTGGAGGCATTACAATCGGCAGGTATTATAGAGCAAGAAGCAGATAGGGAATATTTTAACTTGGCTCAAAACGTCCATTATTTAGAAGAAGACCGCGGTGTAGAAATGATTGCCATGCCCCTCGACGATTATAGGCTCACGGTGATGGTGGATTATAATTCGCCCGTATTGGGCAGTCAGCACGCATCGCTTACCAGTTTGAAGGAATTTAAAAAAGAGATTGCAAGTTGCCGTACTTTTTGTTTTTTGCATGAGCTTGAAGCATTATTAAAAAATGATTTAATAAAAGGCGGCGATTTGAATAATGCTATTGTAATAGTTGACCGTGTGGTAACGGATGATGAACTGGATCACTTGGCTGGATTATTTAATAAGCCCAAAGTAGAAGTACGCAAAGAAGGAATATTAAATAATGTGGAATTGCGTTTTCAAAATG
This window of the Bacteroidota bacterium genome carries:
- a CDS encoding HD domain-containing protein, whose protein sequence is MSKYKRKIINDPVYGLVNVPYELVFDIIETPTFQRLRRINQLGMTNLVYPGALHTRFHHAIGAMHLMQMAVENLRFKGVEISEHEAEAASVAILLHDVGHGPFSHALENSIIEVHHEELSLALMDELNDAFDGRLQTAIQIFKNEYPRKFFHQLISGQLDMDRLDYLRRDSFYTGVSEGTVGFDRIIHMLDVYNDDLVVEEKGIYSIEKFLLARRLMYWQVYLHKTVIAAESLLINILTRAKYVSQQGIELFATPTLQYFLQQQINTGQFNSNKKHILSQFVKLDDFDVLASIKSWTEAPDKVLALLCQWMVDRNLPKVILQDSPISLQVLLEKQTEISQKYGVSLQDASYFVYEGTVSNITYDKEEKGIKILMKNGEVSDLSMVSQQYNIPSVYKSMSKYYMCFKAN
- the lpxD gene encoding UDP-3-O-(3-hydroxymyristoyl)glucosamine N-acyltransferase, with product MQITAKILAELTGGELVGNEYAVVKGVSKIDQSEPETLSFFANPKYENFLYTCKSSVVLVAKNFNPQQTITTTLIKVDDPYAAFTNLLEQYHQQQLPSYEGISEKASVHQSAVLGNHIYIGDFAVIEEGATIADGAMIYPQTYIGKNVKIGSGTIIYPGVKIYYNCEIGNNCIVHAGTIIGSDGFGHAPQPDRTYKKVPQMGNVIIYNNVEIGANCTIDRATMGSTIIKDGVKLDNLIQVAHNCEIGENTVIAALTGISGSSKLGQQCVIGGQVGFVGHVNIANGTQIGAQSGIMKDITEEKKAWIGSPIYELRESFKMQAAYRNLPEMAKRINELERIIKKLNEQL
- a CDS encoding bifunctional UDP-3-O-[3-hydroxymyristoyl] N-acetylglucosamine deacetylase/3-hydroxyacyl-ACP dehydratase; translation: MNLKQTTIKKSVSLTGIGLHTGSQVSLEFWPAAEHHGYKFQRTDMPGEPIVEADVDYVVDVSRGTTLEKNGARIATVEHCLAALAGLEIDNVLIKINGPEIPIMDGSAMPFVEALQSAGIIEQEADREYFNLAQNVHYLEEDRGVEMIAMPLDDYRLTVMVDYNSPVLGSQHASLTSLKEFKKEIASCRTFCFLHELEALLKNDLIKGGDLNNAIVIVDRVVTDDELDHLAGLFNKPKVEVRKEGILNNVELRFQNEPARHKLLDLVGDLALIGMPIKAQIMSARPGHAANVAFAKKIKALIKKSKKKSGAPIYDPNIKPIHDTVAIMKMLPHKHPFLMVDKIIDMTATSVVGIKNITHDQYFFAGHFPTEPLFPAVLQIEAMAQAGGILILSQVPDPENYVTYFVKIDNAKFKDKVVPGDTLILKLELTQPFRRGLAIMKGSAYVGDRLVSEADMMAQVVKKQPANADITNKQK